The Neovison vison isolate M4711 chromosome 5, ASM_NN_V1, whole genome shotgun sequence genome includes a region encoding these proteins:
- the LOC122907609 gene encoding keratin-associated protein 9-2-like, producing MTESCCSPCCQPTCCRTTCCRTTCCQPSCCGCGGGCGQGGCGSSCCGSCCCQPCCCCQPCCCRPTCCQTTCCRTTCCRPSCCGCGQGGCGSSCCGSCCCQPCCCRPTCCHTTCCRTTCCRPSCCVSSCCQPSCCGSSGCGQTCCGSSCCQPACCTPVYCRRTCYHPTCCCLPGCLAQGCGSSCC from the coding sequence ATGACCGAATcgtgctgctccccttgctgccAGCCTACgtgctgcaggaccacctgctgcaggaccacctgctgccagCCCAGCTGCTGCGGGTGCGGCGGTGGCTGTGGACAAGGCGGCTGCGGGTCCAGCTGCTGTGGGtcctgctgctgccagccttgctgctgctgccagccttgcTGCTGCCGCCCAACTTGCTGCcagaccacctgctgcaggaccacctgctgccggcCCAGCTGCTGCGGCTGTGGACAAGGCGGCTGCGGGTCCAGCTGCTGTGGGtcctgctgctgccagccttgcTGCTGCCGCCCAACTTGCTGCCAcaccacctgctgcaggaccacctgctgccggcccagctgctgtgtgtccagctgctgTCAGCCCAGCTGCTGTGGGTCCAGCGGCTGCGGACAAActtgctgtggctccagctgctgtcAGCCAGCCTGCTGTACCCCTGTGTACTGCAGGAGGACCTGCTACCACCCCacctgttgctgcttgcctggatGCCTCGCC